GGTGAGCGGATCGAATATAGTCGACAGCCTGGCCGTGAAGCGCTGCGCAATGTTGGCTTGGAAGAGGTCTCCGGCCAGAATCAAGTCGATGACGCGCTGTACCGCCGTAATGTATGCTTCTCGGCTGAAGTTTGAATTCCATGCGCCCGCTGTGCCGGGGAGCACGATCCGCGGCGACTTTGGGTTGGCAAGCAGGGCTGCGAACTCATCGGCTCGACGACGTGCGCGCTCGCCGCGACGTGCGGGATCCTGCTCCGGCCATCCGGTCGAGACGATCCAGCATCTGTTGTTCCGGTGGTCGTAGCTGACGACCACGTCGTAAAGATGCAGAATGGAATGGGGTAAACGCTGACCGGGAATTGCCGGCGCCGGCAATCGCTCCAGCGTCCTGTTCAAATCGTAAGCGAAGAAGCCAGCCGCGCCTGCCTGAAATGGCGGGAGATCGGGACGATGCTCTTGCGGATAGTTGGCGAGAAGAGTGCGAAGAACTCCCCATGGATCGCCATCGATATCTTCGCCGTTGCAACTCGCCCGTCCCCCCGCGACTATGTAGGTGCTGAATGGATCGCAGGTCACATATGAGTAACGCCCGAGCAACTCATGCGTTGCTGCGCTATCGAGAAACGAGAGGTGCGGTCGATGCGCGAGACATTGCACCGCTGTGATAGGCTCAATCCACTGTAGTTCACGGACGTGCATCGGCTATGAGTCACCGGCGACTGGCGTGCTGTGAGACACGCTTCGAATATGATCCCGACCACAACGAGAGCGACGCTGGTCGGAGCGCCGCAAGCTCTCGAGATTGAGTGTCAGGCTAAGCCCCGTCGGTGGATGCGATGCGCGGACTAAGTTGGACTACGCCTGCCGCTGAGACGAAACGCGCATCTGTTGATAAGTCATAGTCGGCCGCGAGGCGCAGCTCGCGCAGTGGTCGTGCTCGCCTGATCGATTCCTGGTAGAGCTCATGCGCTTTGTAGGCTGCGAGTTCCGTCTCGTTGTCGAACTCACCATAGACTACGACGTCGATATCGTTGCCGAACTGGTCGGCCTTGCGATTGCGAGCAATCTCGAGCCGCCGGGCATGCGAGATCCTGGTGAGAAGCGAGAGGCCTTCGATCATTTGGTCGATATGGGCCTTATCTTTGGCGGTAAACAAGACGATGTGACGGATCATGGATGGCCATAGGTTAAAATCGCGAGCAGATCGCATAGCTATCTTGGAATCGAGCCTGCTGCAACGCTAGTGCCACATGCCGCCTCGCGCGGCAAACAGACAGGGTTTGACACTCTTGCGATGGCCTGCGGCCTGAAGCGGAGCCCGCCAATCTCATTCTGGTCAGGACACGGGAAGGGCAAGGCGCTCAATCGTCTGAATGTGGCGTGCGAGCAGGTTGCAGGCTTGATCGACGTTGCGCGCTCGCAGTGCCTGCAGAATCAGGCGGTGATCCTGATTGGATCGCGGTCGCCCCCCAGCATTGCGCGCCATCGCGAACACCAATCGCGAATTTGCAAGCTGTAGTCCGTCGAGACTGGCGAGCAGGCGCGGCATCGCGCACGGCGCCACCAGCGCCTGGTGAAAGGCGCGGTTGGCCATCTCAAAATCCTGAATCGTCTGGGCATTGTCTCCTTCAATCAGGGCAAGCTCAATTCGTGCCAAATGGGTGGACGTGAACTTTGGCGCCGCATTGCGCAATGCGACCACTTCGAGCGCGGCACGCATCTCGGCGATCTCTTTCACTGAATTGGTATCAAGCGGGGCAACCCGAACGCCGCGACGGGGCACAGCGACGACAAGATGTTGCGCCTCCAATTGCCGAAAAGCCTCGCGTACCGGGACGTGGCTCGAGTTGAACTCCCGCGCGACATGATCCTGCCGCAGCGGGGCATCTGGCTGGATGGCGCCGCTGATGATGCGCTCTCCGATTGACTCGGCAATGCGCCAGGCAACGGTCGTACTCTCGCTGTCGGTCATCATAGATTATCTATCGAAAAAACGGGTGCGTTCGCAGGCGGTGTGGATTAGCATCAAGCGAAGGTCAACGATCATAGATAATCGCCAGTGTTATCTATGATCAATCATTGATGGGAACGCAAGTCTTAATGATTGCCTCTGGGAGAGTAGAACGGAACGACAGTAGAATCGGCGCACAGCTCCGCAGTAACTGGGAGCGCGCCGAGGCCCAAGCGCTCTACAGCCTGCCGTTTGCCGACCTGATGTTTCGGGCGCAAAGCGTTCACCGCGACAACTTCGATCCAAACCACGTCCAAACCGCAAGCCTGCTCAGCATCAAGACGGGCGGCTGTCCGGAAGATTGCGGCTACTGCTCCCAGAGCGCGCATTACCAGACCGGTCTGAAAGCGACCCGCCTGATGGATTGCGCCGATGTGGTCGCCAGCGCACAGCGCGCCAAAGATTCCGGCGCGAGCCGCTTCTGCATGGCCGCGGCCTGGCGCAGTCCAAAAGACCGCGATCTCGATCAGGTCTGCGATATGGTTAGCGCGGTCAAAGGTCTTGGAATGGAAACCTGCGTCACGCTCGGCATGCTGACCCCGAACCAGGCCATACAGCTCTTTGAGTCTGGACTCGACTTCTACAATCACAACGTCGACACCTCGCCGGAGTTCTACGGCAAGATCATCAGCACCCGTACTTTGCAGGATCGCATCGACACACTCGCACATGTTCGAGAGGCCGGTATCAAGGTGTGCAGCGGCGGCATTGTCGGCATGGGCGAGCGCGTCGAGGACCGCCTTGGCATGCTCGTGCTGCTCGCCAATCTCCCCAGCCATCCAGAGAGTGTTCCAATCAACATGTGGAACGAGGTCGAGGGCGTGCCCGTGAACGACACCGCGGAGCGTCCCGAACCCTTTGCGCTGGTCCGCCTGGTGGCGACCGCTCGGATCATGATGCCGAAGAGCGTCGTCCGGTTGTCCGCTGGACGGCAGTATATGACCGATGAACTGCAGGCGCTGTGCTTTTTTGCCGGCGCAAATTCAATCTTCATCGGCGACACGCTCTTGACCACGAAGAACCCGCAGCGCGATCGCGACACGAACTTGCTGGACCGGCTCGGCATCGCGTCCAGCCTGGCCTGAATCAATCAGAGCAGCGCGCCGCGCACAAATCCAGCTTGGGCGAGAAATGCAGATTACGTTGATGAAAGGCAAAATCCATCGCGCCTCGGTCACCGAAGCCGACCTGCACTATGAAGGTTCGATTTCGATTGACCGTGCGCTGCTGAATGCTGCGGGATTCTTGATCAACGAACGCGTTGAAATCTACAACATCGACACTGGAGCGCGGTTTGCCACCTATGTGATCGAAGCGCCTACAGGGTCAGGTATCATAGGTCTGAATGGTGCGGCTGCCCGTCTCGCCATGCCCGGAGACAAAGTTATTATCGTTGCATATGCCTCCTTTGACGAAGCCGACGCAAAAACGTTCAAGCCGCACGTTGTGCTGGTCGACCGAGACAATCGCATCTTGCCAGGCTGAAGCCGCGGGCCCGAAGTTCTTCCCTGCCATCAGAACCCTTGAGACACCAATCATACTGTCCGAGTGAAGAATGAATCCAATCCATGCGACCAAAGTTGCCGATTATGTCGCAGCCTTGCATGCCCTGAAAGAAGACGACCGGCTGCGCGGCCTCAAGCCGCGCGCGGGGATCGATTTCGCGTCGAACGACTATCTCGCGCTGGCGAGCGCGCCGCGCATGAAAAAGGCTGTCTTGGACGCGATCGAGGCCGGTACACCGATCGGTGCCGGCGGGTCGCGGCTTTTGCGCGGCAATTGCGAGGAGCACGAACGTCTCGAAGCAGACGCTGCAAGTTTCTTTGGGGCGGAGACAGCGCTTTTTTTTGGCGGCGGTTATGTCGCAAATTTCGCTGTCCTGACAACGCTGCCGCAGCGAGGCGATTTTCTCGTTCTTGATGCTCTGGTGCACGCGAGTATTCATGAAGGCGCGCGAGCTGGCCGGGCCGACTTTCGGACAAGCTCGCATAACGATCCGGAGTCGGTCGAAAGCGCGATTCGTGACTGGCGGGCCGGTGGCGGAATGGGCCGGATCTGGATCGTGGTCGAAAGTCTCTACAGCATGGACGGCGACTTTGCGCCTCTCACGGATATGGTCGCGCTCGCCGACCGGCATGATGCGTTCCTGATGGTAGACGAGGCCCACGCAACAGGCGTTTACGGCGAGCAGGGACGAGGACTCACCGCGCCCTATGAGGGACGCGAAAATCTGCTGGTCGTTCATACCTGCGGCAAGGCGCTGGGCGCGGCCGGCGCGCTCGTCACTGCGTCCGGCGTGCTGCGAGACTTTATGGTCAATCGTTGCCGTCCATTCATCTTCGCGACCGCGCCATCGCCGCTGATGGCTGTCGCCGTGAGGGAGGCGATTCTGATCCTGCAGCAGGAACCCGAGCGACAGCAGCGTCTCACCAAGCTGGTCGCGTTCTCGCATCGGGAGATGAGAGAGCGCGGCTGGAAAAGTCCTTCGGATTCGCAGATCGTACCATGCATCGTAGGCGACAATGCGCGCACGATGCGGCTCGCCTCTGCATTGCAGGCGCGCGGGTTCGATATCCGCGGAATCCGGCCGCCAACCGTGCCGGCGGGCACGGCCCGGTTGCGAATTTCACTGACGCTTAACGTGGGGGAGGACGGCGTGCGTGCAATGCTCGATGCCTTGATCGAGGAGACGAAAGGCGAGCTTCAATGAGTGTCAAAATCGTCGTGACGGGCACAGGTACCGGAATTGGAAAGACGGTGTTTTCCGCGGGGCTCGCCAATCTCCTCGGAGCGGACTATTGGAAGCCGATTCAGGCTGGTCTCGAAGGAGAGACCGATACCGAGGTCGTCGCTTGTCTTGGCGGCCTCTCAGCCGATCGCATCCTGCCGGAGCGTTACCGCCTTCAGACCCCCGCTTCGCCCCATCATTCTGCCGAACTTGACGGAGTTCGCATCGAGGCGGATTTGCTCGATGTGCCCGATACCGGGGAGCGGCCATTGGTGATCGAGGGCGCGGGCGGCCTGATGGTGCCGCTGAGCGGAGACACACTCTACATTGATGTCTTCGAGCGATGGAAGCTTCCAGTGGTGCTTTGCGCAAGCACAGCGCTGGGGACCATCAATCACTCGCTGCTGTCGATAGAGGCTCTCCGAAAACGTGAGATCCGCATTCTTGGGATGGCCTTCATTGGCGAAAGAAATGCTGAGACTCAGGTTGCGATTCGCGAGATGGGGCGGGTGCGCTGGCTAGGGCGATTGCCATGGCTTTCTCCCCTCACGGCAGACACGCTGCAGGCCGCATTCCAAGCCTCATTCCGTGCTGATGATTTCAATCCGTGATGCCGAAGACAAAGTCGCCGATCTGGCATCCGTTCACGCAACACGCGCTTCAAGGCGAAATGACAACGGTTGTACGTGCTGATGGTGCTTATCTGCACACAGCAGATGGACGCCGTATTATCGATGCAATCTCATCCTGGTGGGTGGTAACGCACGGTCACTGCCATCCACATATCGTAAGCGCCATTCAGGAACAAGCCGGTAAGCTCAATCAGATCATCTTTGCCGGCTATACCCACGATGCGGCTGAGGAGCTTGCTGCGCAACTGTTGAAGCTCGCACCCCGTGGTCTCGACTATGTCTTCTTCTCCGACAGTGGCTCTACCAGTGTCGAAGTCGCCTTGAAAATGGCACTCGGGTATTGGCATAATATCGGTCAGCAGCGAAGACGCATTGTCGTAATGCAACATTCCTACCACGGCGATACGGTTGGGGCGATGTCCGTTGGTGCCAGAGGCGTGTTCAACGCGGCGTACGGTCCGCTGCTGTTCGATGTTACCTCGATCCCGTTCCCCGCGAGAGGTCGTGAGCAGGCGACACTCGCTGCGCTCGAGTCGGCATGCCGAAACGAAATGCCAGCCGCCTTTATTGTGGAACCTCTGATATTGGGGGCGGGCGGGATGCTGATGTACCCAGCCTGGGTGCTAACAGTGATGAAGCGGATCTGTGAGGCGTCGGACGTGCTGTTCATTGCCGACGAGGTCATGACCGGCTGGGGCCGCACCGGATCGCTATTTGCTTGCGAGCAGGCCAATGTCACGCCCGATATCGCTTGCTATTCGAAAGGTCTCACGGGAGGGGCGCTCCCACTCGCGGTTACGCTCTGCCGTGCGCACATTTTCGACGCGCATTATTCGAAAGATCGTATGCGTACGTTCTATCATTCGAGTTCATATACGGCGAATCCGGTAGCCTGTGCCGCTGCAAAAGCGAACTTGGATCTTTGGTGGCATCGGGACTCCCGCGAGCGCGCCGCTTCGCTCGCCGCCATGCAAGAACGGGCAATTGAGCCATTCCGCGCCGACGCGCGCTTTGAAAACGTTCGCCGTTCCGGGACCATCACAGCGCTTGATTTGAAAACGGGCGATGGCGGCTATTTGGCGGACATCGGTCCGAAGCTTCAGGCTTTCTTTAACGACCGAAATCTGCTGCTGCGCCCGCTCGGCAATACCATCTACGTGATGCCGCCCTATTGCGTCACCGCGGCAGATCTCGACGAAATCTACGCTGGCATCAGCGATGCAGCCGATGCGCTGGCTTGAAGGCGCGCTTTTCGAGTTCGGACTCGCGCTCCTCCTCCGTAGCG
This genomic window from Bradyrhizobium sp. 4 contains:
- the bioD gene encoding dethiobiotin synthase produces the protein MSVKIVVTGTGTGIGKTVFSAGLANLLGADYWKPIQAGLEGETDTEVVACLGGLSADRILPERYRLQTPASPHHSAELDGVRIEADLLDVPDTGERPLVIEGAGGLMVPLSGDTLYIDVFERWKLPVVLCASTALGTINHSLLSIEALRKREIRILGMAFIGERNAETQVAIREMGRVRWLGRLPWLSPLTADTLQAAFQASFRADDFNP
- the panD gene encoding aspartate 1-decarboxylase — translated: MQITLMKGKIHRASVTEADLHYEGSISIDRALLNAAGFLINERVEIYNIDTGARFATYVIEAPTGSGIIGLNGAAARLAMPGDKVIIVAYASFDEADAKTFKPHVVLVDRDNRILPG
- a CDS encoding GntR family transcriptional regulator, coding for MMTDSESTTVAWRIAESIGERIISGAIQPDAPLRQDHVAREFNSSHVPVREAFRQLEAQHLVVAVPRRGVRVAPLDTNSVKEIAEMRAALEVVALRNAAPKFTSTHLARIELALIEGDNAQTIQDFEMANRAFHQALVAPCAMPRLLASLDGLQLANSRLVFAMARNAGGRPRSNQDHRLILQALRARNVDQACNLLARHIQTIERLALPVS
- a CDS encoding Dabb family protein, yielding MIRHIVLFTAKDKAHIDQMIEGLSLLTRISHARRLEIARNRKADQFGNDIDVVVYGEFDNETELAAYKAHELYQESIRRARPLRELRLAADYDLSTDARFVSAAGVVQLSPRIASTDGA
- the pabB gene encoding aminodeoxychorismate synthase component I, whose product is MHVRELQWIEPITAVQCLAHRPHLSFLDSAATHELLGRYSYVTCDPFSTYIVAGGRASCNGEDIDGDPWGVLRTLLANYPQEHRPDLPPFQAGAAGFFAYDLNRTLERLPAPAIPGQRLPHSILHLYDVVVSYDHRNNRCWIVSTGWPEQDPARRGERARRRADEFAALLANPKSPRIVLPGTAGAWNSNFSREAYITAVQRVIDLILAGDLFQANIAQRFTARLSTIFDPLTFYRQLRSLNPAPFGALLRYGKLTIASSSPERFLKLDGTKVETRPIKGTIARSADFNEDQRRANVLVASEKDRAENIMIVDLLRNDLSRVCTPHSVDVPALCDLESYASVHHLVSVVTGTLAGDEDAVTLLRACFPGGSITGAPKVRAMQIITEIERVAREVYCGAIGFIGFNGEMDTNIAIRTVTIDDDMAVFHAGSGITAMSDPAAEYEETLAKAQRIFDAFRAETSGAL
- a CDS encoding 8-amino-7-oxononanoate synthase; its protein translation is MNPIHATKVADYVAALHALKEDDRLRGLKPRAGIDFASNDYLALASAPRMKKAVLDAIEAGTPIGAGGSRLLRGNCEEHERLEADAASFFGAETALFFGGGYVANFAVLTTLPQRGDFLVLDALVHASIHEGARAGRADFRTSSHNDPESVESAIRDWRAGGGMGRIWIVVESLYSMDGDFAPLTDMVALADRHDAFLMVDEAHATGVYGEQGRGLTAPYEGRENLLVVHTCGKALGAAGALVTASGVLRDFMVNRCRPFIFATAPSPLMAVAVREAILILQQEPERQQRLTKLVAFSHREMRERGWKSPSDSQIVPCIVGDNARTMRLASALQARGFDIRGIRPPTVPAGTARLRISLTLNVGEDGVRAMLDALIEETKGELQ
- the bioB gene encoding biotin synthase BioB, with amino-acid sequence MIASGRVERNDSRIGAQLRSNWERAEAQALYSLPFADLMFRAQSVHRDNFDPNHVQTASLLSIKTGGCPEDCGYCSQSAHYQTGLKATRLMDCADVVASAQRAKDSGASRFCMAAAWRSPKDRDLDQVCDMVSAVKGLGMETCVTLGMLTPNQAIQLFESGLDFYNHNVDTSPEFYGKIISTRTLQDRIDTLAHVREAGIKVCSGGIVGMGERVEDRLGMLVLLANLPSHPESVPINMWNEVEGVPVNDTAERPEPFALVRLVATARIMMPKSVVRLSAGRQYMTDELQALCFFAGANSIFIGDTLLTTKNPQRDRDTNLLDRLGIASSLA
- a CDS encoding adenosylmethionine--8-amino-7-oxononanoate transaminase; this translates as MPKTKSPIWHPFTQHALQGEMTTVVRADGAYLHTADGRRIIDAISSWWVVTHGHCHPHIVSAIQEQAGKLNQIIFAGYTHDAAEELAAQLLKLAPRGLDYVFFSDSGSTSVEVALKMALGYWHNIGQQRRRIVVMQHSYHGDTVGAMSVGARGVFNAAYGPLLFDVTSIPFPARGREQATLAALESACRNEMPAAFIVEPLILGAGGMLMYPAWVLTVMKRICEASDVLFIADEVMTGWGRTGSLFACEQANVTPDIACYSKGLTGGALPLAVTLCRAHIFDAHYSKDRMRTFYHSSSYTANPVACAAAKANLDLWWHRDSRERAASLAAMQERAIEPFRADARFENVRRSGTITALDLKTGDGGYLADIGPKLQAFFNDRNLLLRPLGNTIYVMPPYCVTAADLDEIYAGISDAADALA